Proteins from a genomic interval of Clostridium sp. AN503:
- a CDS encoding sodium-dependent transporter codes for MKQRETFKSRLGFLLLSAGCAIGIGNVWRFPYVVGANGGGFFVLFYLLFLAIMGVPVLSMEFAVGRASKKSPVKAYQELERPGQKWHLHGYVALFGNYMLMMFYTTVAGWMLYYFYSFFTGRFTGQTTEGVAAAFGEMLASPGINVFWMVLVVIVGIFICSMGLQKGVERITKWMMIGLLSLMVILAVHGAFLEGGTEGLKFYLLPDIGKMKEVGIGNVIVAAMNQSFFTLSLGIGAMAIFGSYLGRDNTLLGEAVNVAVLDTFVAITAGLIIFPACFAFGVSPDSGPSLIFITLPNVFISMPGGRVWGSLFFLFMSFAAFSTVIAVFENILACDMELFEIDRKKSAWLNLGLIILLSLPCALGFNLLAGFEPLGAGSAVLDLEDFIVSNLLLPLGSLIYLLFATWKSGWGFEKYQAEANQGAGLKVPSWIRFYVKYILPIMILGLFLEGIWSKFFAH; via the coding sequence ATGAAACAAAGAGAAACTTTTAAATCAAGGCTGGGCTTTTTGCTGCTTTCGGCGGGCTGCGCCATCGGCATCGGCAATGTCTGGAGGTTCCCGTATGTGGTGGGAGCCAATGGCGGCGGGTTCTTCGTGCTGTTCTATCTGCTGTTCCTTGCCATTATGGGCGTGCCGGTGCTTTCCATGGAATTTGCTGTGGGGCGCGCCAGCAAAAAGAGCCCGGTAAAGGCATACCAGGAACTGGAGCGTCCGGGACAGAAATGGCATCTGCACGGATATGTGGCGCTGTTTGGAAACTATATGCTGATGATGTTCTATACTACGGTGGCGGGCTGGATGCTGTACTATTTTTACAGCTTTTTTACCGGAAGATTTACCGGACAGACGACGGAAGGCGTGGCGGCTGCGTTCGGTGAGATGTTAGCCAGCCCGGGAATCAATGTGTTCTGGATGGTGCTTGTGGTCATAGTGGGTATCTTTATCTGCTCTATGGGACTCCAGAAAGGTGTGGAGCGGATCACCAAATGGATGATGATCGGCCTGTTGTCCCTGATGGTGATCCTGGCAGTCCACGGAGCGTTCCTGGAGGGCGGCACCGAGGGCCTGAAGTTCTATCTGCTGCCGGACATCGGCAAGATGAAAGAAGTGGGCATAGGAAATGTGATCGTGGCGGCCATGAACCAGTCCTTCTTTACCTTAAGCCTGGGTATCGGAGCCATGGCGATCTTTGGCAGCTATCTGGGCAGGGACAATACCCTGCTGGGTGAGGCGGTCAATGTGGCGGTACTGGATACGTTTGTGGCGATCACCGCGGGACTTATCATCTTCCCGGCGTGTTTTGCATTTGGGGTGAGCCCGGACAGCGGGCCGAGCCTGATCTTTATCACCCTGCCGAACGTATTTATCTCCATGCCGGGCGGAAGAGTATGGGGAAGCCTGTTCTTCCTGTTCATGTCTTTTGCGGCTTTCTCCACAGTGATCGCGGTGTTTGAGAATATCCTGGCCTGTGATATGGAGCTGTTTGAGATCGACCGGAAAAAGTCGGCGTGGCTGAATCTGGGGCTGATCATCCTGCTGTCCCTGCCCTGTGCTCTGGGCTTTAATCTTCTTGCGGGCTTTGAGCCGCTGGGAGCGGGAAGCGCGGTGCTGGATCTGGAAGATTTTATCGTCAGCAACCTGCTGCTGCCGTTGGGATCTTTGATCTATCTGCTGTTTGCTACCTGGAAGAGCGGCTGGGGCTTTGAAAAGTATCAGGCGGAGGCCAATCAGGGGGCAGGCCTTAAGGTGCCGTCCTGGATCCGTTTTTATGTGAAATACATTCTTCCGATCATGATCCTTGGATTGTTCCTGGAAGGGATCTGGTCAAAGTTTTTTGCGCATTGA
- a CDS encoding purine-nucleoside phosphorylase, producing MTKAYERLMDCYQCFKEKIDFTPKVALILGSGLGDYADSIRIEATLDYHDIKGFPVSTVSGHKGRFVFGYVNDVPVVIMQGRVHYYEGYAMEDVVLPTRLMKMMGAEILFLTNAAGGVNFDFQAGDFMMITDQISNFVPSPLIGPNIEELGERFCDMSEIYNKELCGILRGTAADLGISLKEGTYIQLTGPNFESPKEVKMCRILGADAVGMSTACEAIAANHMGMKICGISCISNLGCGMTDQPLSHEEVKETADRVAPLFKKLITEAVTRMGSC from the coding sequence ATGACAAAAGCATATGAGAGATTGATGGACTGTTATCAGTGTTTTAAAGAGAAGATCGACTTTACGCCGAAGGTGGCGCTGATCCTTGGCTCGGGGCTGGGGGATTATGCGGATAGTATCCGGATCGAGGCTACACTGGATTATCATGATATCAAAGGATTTCCGGTATCTACGGTCAGCGGTCACAAGGGCCGTTTTGTGTTCGGGTACGTGAATGACGTGCCGGTGGTCATCATGCAGGGAAGAGTGCATTATTATGAGGGGTACGCCATGGAGGACGTGGTGCTGCCGACCCGGCTGATGAAGATGATGGGGGCGGAGATTCTGTTCCTGACCAATGCGGCAGGTGGAGTGAATTTTGATTTCCAGGCAGGTGATTTTATGATGATCACGGACCAGATATCGAACTTTGTGCCGTCACCGCTCATCGGGCCGAATATTGAAGAGCTGGGCGAACGGTTCTGTGACATGAGTGAGATCTATAATAAGGAGCTGTGCGGTATTCTGCGCGGGACTGCGGCGGATCTGGGGATCTCCCTTAAGGAGGGAACTTATATCCAGCTCACCGGGCCGAATTTTGAGTCTCCAAAGGAAGTGAAGATGTGCCGGATCCTGGGAGCGGATGCGGTTGGCATGAGTACGGCCTGCGAGGCGATCGCGGCAAATCATATGGGCATGAAGATCTGCGGTATTTCCTGTATCTCCAATCTGGGCTGCGGGATGACCGACCAGCCTCTGAGCCACGAAGAAGTGAAGGAGACGGCGGACCGGGTTGCACCGCTGTTTAAGAAATTGATCACGGAGGCTGTGACCCGGATGGGAAGCTGCTGA